Proteins from one Halovivax limisalsi genomic window:
- a CDS encoding DUF5810 domain-containing protein: protein MGYACPVCGAEQADGVHLANHLAVTASLDRPDHREWLDEHAPDWVDDAPADLADRVTAHAPEIETPEFASAGGERPGVGFEAHLARHGRGPGRTAPAGPGGADIDRDQPRSDDVEAVLEEARDLTERMTRGSADDRDGGDDEPGADEGNDDER, encoded by the coding sequence ATGGGATACGCGTGTCCGGTCTGCGGCGCCGAACAGGCCGACGGGGTTCACCTCGCGAATCACCTCGCCGTCACCGCCTCGCTCGACCGCCCTGACCACCGCGAGTGGCTCGACGAACACGCCCCGGACTGGGTCGACGACGCGCCCGCCGACCTCGCCGACCGCGTCACCGCCCACGCCCCCGAGATCGAGACGCCCGAGTTCGCGTCGGCGGGCGGCGAGCGCCCGGGCGTCGGGTTCGAGGCCCACCTCGCCCGGCACGGACGGGGGCCGGGACGGACCGCTCCCGCGGGACCCGGCGGCGCTGATATCGACCGGGACCAGCCCCGGTCCGACGACGTCGAGGCCGTGCTCGAAGAAGCCCGGGACCTGACCGAGCGGATGACCCGGGGCAGTGCGGACGATCGCGACGGTGGCGACGATGAACCAGGAGCTGACGAGGGAAACGACGACGAGCGCTGA
- a CDS encoding class I SAM-dependent methyltransferase: protein MSRGWDRVYDDADYDRRAYLGGEEMIDYLERFCDRFGPFEDVVSVGCGPAVVPFALAERRPELSITGLDAAERVVADNRELAAERDLANLSFAVDSLPDLDVDRRFDLVYCAATLYFVADAERALSSLYELVRPGGTLVVNYPNERTREWARDHDDEKRVDFSLVAAGDNLLSRERIGERLDAEVRDYWTAVDAADADFVSPETPMVYVERPAGSE from the coding sequence ATGAGTCGGGGCTGGGATCGGGTCTACGACGACGCCGACTACGACCGCCGCGCGTACCTGGGCGGCGAGGAGATGATCGACTATCTCGAGCGCTTTTGCGACCGGTTCGGCCCGTTCGAGGACGTCGTCTCGGTGGGCTGCGGCCCCGCGGTCGTCCCCTTCGCGCTGGCCGAGCGCCGTCCCGAGCTCTCGATCACCGGCCTCGACGCCGCCGAGCGCGTCGTCGCGGACAACCGCGAGTTGGCGGCCGAGCGCGACCTCGCGAACCTCTCGTTCGCCGTCGACTCGCTCCCCGACCTCGACGTCGACCGCCGGTTCGACCTGGTTTACTGCGCGGCGACGCTGTACTTCGTCGCCGACGCCGAACGGGCCCTCTCCAGCCTTTACGAATTGGTTCGGCCCGGCGGCACACTCGTGGTGAACTACCCGAACGAGCGCACCCGCGAGTGGGCCAGGGACCACGACGACGAGAAACGGGTGGACTTCTCGCTGGTCGCCGCGGGGGACAACCTGCTCTCGCGCGAGCGGATCGGCGAGCGACTCGACGCCGAGGTGCGCGACTACTGGACGGCGGTCGACGCGGCCGACGCCGACTTCGTCTCGCCGGAGACGCCGATGGTCTACGTCGAGCGCCCGGCGGGAAGCGAGTAG
- a CDS encoding cytochrome P450 encodes MSDPKSPPSPDGLPVLGTGLTYARDPLGAYERWANQGDVVSLRLPGQQLYLVSEPELIETVLLDRDRFVLSEAQREVFAGLEDHAVTATRGDEWRRLRNAIGPAFSREAIDRYADGVVAAVASRVDAWDDGERVDLHREMRLLSLTVLTTTLLDVEIDGYEDVILDAADATIARADLRRPGQLLPDWVPTPTERRFRRAVRELDAFVASVIEDRRDSLAESADGGSAAADSAGAVAAARSEAHGGDRAAAATEPTADGSDPSTADTDSRTNGSDVASALFAARDRGDLTTAELRDNLVAMLLGGHDSAAVAFTYAWYLLSQHPDERDRLVDEYEAAVERAGPAAAEAADRSSTDRPSSRPLDAGALDLDDLSHARRIVDETLRLFPPAPVTARQTTRSVTLGGYRLPAGAQVLCPQWVCHRDERWWDDPETFDPSRWDGEADRPDYAYFPFGGGPRYCIGAAFARQELTLGLATMAGRCALDVDADEPLSLAPSITLRPETDLPATVRKRAVRAES; translated from the coding sequence ATGAGCGATCCGAAATCGCCGCCGAGCCCGGACGGCCTTCCCGTCCTCGGTACCGGACTCACCTACGCTCGCGATCCGCTGGGGGCGTACGAACGGTGGGCCAACCAGGGCGACGTCGTCTCACTTCGCCTGCCCGGCCAGCAGCTGTACCTGGTGAGCGAGCCCGAGCTGATCGAGACGGTGCTGCTCGATCGCGACCGGTTCGTCCTGAGCGAGGCCCAGCGCGAGGTGTTCGCGGGCCTCGAAGACCACGCCGTCACCGCGACGCGCGGCGACGAGTGGCGCCGCCTGCGGAACGCGATCGGGCCGGCGTTCTCCCGCGAGGCGATCGATCGCTACGCCGACGGCGTGGTGGCGGCGGTCGCCTCGCGCGTCGACGCGTGGGACGACGGCGAGCGGGTCGACCTCCACCGCGAGATGCGCCTGCTGAGCCTGACCGTCCTGACGACCACGCTGCTGGACGTCGAGATCGACGGGTACGAGGACGTGATCCTCGACGCCGCCGACGCGACCATCGCCCGCGCGGACCTCCGCCGGCCGGGCCAGCTCCTGCCGGACTGGGTGCCGACGCCGACGGAGCGACGCTTTCGGCGGGCCGTTCGCGAACTCGACGCGTTCGTCGCGAGCGTGATCGAGGACCGCCGGGACTCGCTCGCCGAATCGGCGGACGGCGGATCGGCCGCCGCCGACTCCGCCGGGGCCGTCGCTGCCGCCCGTTCAGAAGCGCACGGGGGCGATCGGGCAGCCGCCGCTACCGAACCGACAGCCGACGGCTCCGACCCGTCGACCGCCGACACCGATTCCCGGACGAACGGGTCCGACGTGGCGTCCGCGCTCTTTGCGGCCCGCGACCGCGGCGATCTCACGACGGCGGAACTCCGCGACAACCTCGTCGCGATGCTGCTCGGCGGGCACGACAGCGCGGCCGTCGCGTTCACTTACGCCTGGTATCTCCTGAGTCAGCATCCCGACGAGCGCGATCGGCTCGTCGACGAGTACGAGGCGGCGGTCGAGCGCGCGGGGCCGGCCGCCGCGGAGGCGGCGGATCGATCGTCGACGGATCGACCGTCGAGCAGGCCACTCGACGCCGGTGCGCTCGATCTCGACGACCTGTCCCACGCGCGCCGGATCGTCGACGAGACCCTTCGCCTCTTCCCGCCCGCGCCGGTCACGGCCCGCCAGACCACGAGGTCGGTCACCCTCGGCGGCTATCGCCTCCCGGCCGGCGCGCAGGTGCTGTGCCCCCAGTGGGTCTGCCACCGCGACGAGCGGTGGTGGGACGACCCCGAGACGTTCGATCCCTCCCGGTGGGACGGCGAGGCGGATCGACCCGACTACGCGTACTTCCCGTTCGGCGGCGGACCGCGCTACTGCATCGGCGCGGCGTTCGCCCGCCAGGAACTCACGCTCGGCCTGGCGACGATGGCCGGCCGCTGTGCGCTGGACGTCGACGCCGACGAACCCCTGTCGCTGGCCCCGTCGATCACGCTCCGGCCCGAGACGGACCTGCCCGCGACCGTCCGCAAGCGGGCCGTTCGGGCGGAGTCGTGA
- the rimI gene encoding ribosomal protein S18-alanine N-acetyltransferase, with the protein MTITRPDPDGVAIRPAERADLLAVVRIESASFPEPWPMSAFEHFLGQPGFLVAVDPADAVAGYAVADVTPTHGGLLGHLKDIAVHPERRGEGVATALLERVFAVLREHGADSVKLEVRESNDPARELYRSAGFEPLRRVEGYYGNGEDALVLLREIDGGSDPLDAF; encoded by the coding sequence GTGACGATCACCCGGCCGGACCCGGACGGCGTGGCCATCCGCCCCGCGGAACGAGCGGACCTGCTCGCGGTCGTCCGCATCGAATCCGCGTCCTTCCCGGAGCCCTGGCCGATGAGCGCGTTCGAGCACTTCCTCGGTCAGCCGGGCTTCCTCGTCGCCGTCGATCCCGCCGACGCGGTCGCGGGCTACGCCGTCGCCGACGTGACGCCGACCCACGGCGGCCTGCTCGGCCACCTCAAGGACATCGCCGTCCACCCCGAGCGGCGCGGCGAGGGCGTCGCGACCGCGCTGCTCGAGCGCGTCTTCGCCGTCCTCCGTGAGCACGGCGCCGACAGCGTCAAACTCGAAGTGCGCGAGTCGAACGATCCGGCCCGCGAACTCTACCGGTCGGCCGGCTTCGAACCGCTCCGTCGCGTCGAGGGCTACTACGGAAACGGCGAGGACGCCCTCGTGCTGCTGCGCGAGATCGACGGCGGGTCCGACCCGCTCGACGCCTTTTGA